From the Helicobacter mustelae genome, the window TGCAAATCTTGCTTCACCAATGGATAAAGCACCACATCGATGCGATCAAACCCCCTCATAAAACCCCTTTGGGTTAGAAGATAGCCGCGTTTAAGCTTCTTGCTAGGAATATTTGCGAGATTGATGCCAACACGGTGAGAAAAAGAAGCGTGAGAGAGATTTTTGTGATGCATTTGCAAGGAACGCACCTGTAATTCTCTTTGGAGCTCACAGACAAAGACTTTTTGACCAACTTCAATCCCTCCACTTACTACACCGCCACTCACCACGCTGCCAACACCCGGGAGAGAAAAGCTGCGATCTATGTAGTAGCGAAAAAAATGCGCGGGGGTTTTTTGAGGCTTATGGATGGAATCTAACACATTTAAGAGTTCAAGCCTTAGCTTTGGCTCATAGATGCTAAAACTAAGAATGGCCTCTAGAGAAATGTTACTAAAGCGCGCAAAGAGATCTAGAACCTGAGATCTAAGGGCTAGATTTTGGGGGAGATCTACCTTGGTGATGACGCAAATGGCTTTTTGGATGCCCAAAAAATTGGCAATCTCTAGATGCTCGATGCTTTGGGGCATGATGCCATCATCACTCGCGATCACAAGAAGCAATACATCGATGCCAAATGCCCCAGCAATCATGTTTTTCACTAACTTATGATGTCCTGGCACATCAATCAATGTTATGGTACGGCTAGGAGTCCTTAGGTGAGAAAAGCTAATATCCAGAGTAATCCCCCGCTCTTTTTCCTGCGGGCTCTCATCTCCATCAAAACCATTGAGCGCCTTGATGAGAGAAGTTTTGCCATGGTCGATATGACCCGCTAACCCCACAATGATGTCATTATCCATTGCGATTTTTGTAGTCTAAATATCCAAATGTTTTGAGTAACACAAAGCCCTGATTTGTGATTTTGCCAAGGGAAGGCAGCGGGATGCCATTGAAAGTATTGTTTTTTACGATGGTGTAGTGCATCATGTCTTCAAAAATCACGCGATCCCCACGCTGCAATGCAACATCAAAGCTATAATCCCCAATCACATCTCCTGCTAGACAGCTAGGGCCGCCAAAGCGATAGCGATATTTTGCTACATCTTCTCCCTGGTCTTGATGAATGCCCCATCTATTTAGCACGCGCACCCTTGGGCGATAGGGCATCTCTAAGCAATCTGGCATATGCGCAGTAGCAGAAACATCCAAAATTGCAATATCCATTCCATTGTGAATGAGATCCACCACTTCCCCGATCAAAAACCCACTCTCCCAACCAACAGCCTCCCCTGGCTCCAAAAATACCGCGACTTCATTATAGCGCTTGCGAAAATCTTTGATGATGCCATCTAGGAGTGCGAGGTCATAACCCTTTCGCGTGATGTGATGCCCGCCACCAAAATTGATCCAAGACATTTGAGGGATGTAATCTCCAAAATGCCTTTCAAAATGCACCAACGTGCGCGCAAGCGCATCAGAATTCTGCTCGCAATGGGTGTGGAAATGCAGGCCGCTGATGCCTTCTAACCCATAGCTCTGCACTCCTTTTTGGAATTCACTAGGATTGATGCCTAGGCGACTGCCGCTAATGCAAGGATTATAGATGGGGGGAGTGACCTCGCTATAGAGAGGATTGAGGCGCAATCCCACTTCAATCTCTTGCTTATTTTCTACTCTAAATATCTTATTTTTTTGCTCGATTAGGGGTTTAAATTCCTGCCACTGGGCAAAGGAATTGAAAATGATATGCGTAGCAATTTCTATGAGATCTAGCATTTCTTGATGCTTGTAAGCAGGAGAGAACACACAAACTTCTTTGTTTTTTTCCCTCCCTCCAAACTCCTCTGCCCCAAGCCTTGCTTCATGAATCCCGCTAGCAGTGGTGCCACTTAGATATTGGGAAATGAGAGAGAAGCTTGGATGGAGGGCGTAGCCCTTAAGCGCGAGCAAAATCTTTGCACCGCTAGACTTTTGGATGGAATCTAAAATCTCAAGATTGCCAAGTAAAAGCTCTTCTTCTAGCACATAGCAGGGAGAGGGGATATCCCATAGGATGTCGTGCTGCATTATTTGTTTAGCAATTCTTGAATGGCCTCTTTGATCTCGATGGGATTGGATTTGGATATGAAGCGATCGGCTTTAAGGGAGAGGGCCATGTATTCATTACTGCTTCCACTCATGGAAGAATTTACAATCACGGGGAGATGTGCGGTGTCTGGATTGTTTTTGACCTGCTTGATGACCTCAAAGCCGCTGACTTGGGGCATCTCCAAGTCCGTAATGATGAATCCAATCTCATCGAGTTTTGTTTTTTTGTCAAAGAGATAATCCAAGAGCTTCTCGCCATTGGTGAAATCTAGATGTTTTAGCTCGAGTTTGTCTAGGATGAATCCCATGGTCTTTAGCACGCTTGGGCTATCATCTGCTAGTAATGCGATCTTTTTGGTGGGGATTTTTTTCAATTCATTGAGTTCGAGCTGTTTTTCCTCCTCAATCCATGGGAACACATCCACAAGCATTTTTTCGATATCCACGACCTGCACCAAGCTCCCATCAAAATAGCGCGTATAGCTCACAAGCTTATTGTTATAAGCGCCCCCCGTGATGCTCACGCCCTGCTCAATCTCTGTCCATTTCTTAGACAAGATCCTATCTGCTTCAAAAATCCTCACCCCAATTGTCCAATGAGAAAATTCACAAATCATAATGACATCATCCTGGCCGCCTTCTCTGTGGATCCTGTGATCTTTTAGACTGCGATTAGGAAAGTTTCCATCATAATGAAACCACTTCCTCATATCCACAAGCGGCAGGGTCATGCCACGAATGGTGATGAGACCCTCTACCAGCGCATGCTCTTCGAAACTGATGGTATTGAGACTTCCATTGTATTTGACTACTTCGCGAATTTTAAAGACATTGACTGCATAGAGATCCTTGTCTTTCTCTAGGCGAAAACAAAGCAATTGCAGCTCGTTATTTTTGTGTAGGGATGTTACCTGATCGACTTGAACTAAGTTTGACATAATCCGCCTCTCTTCATCAAAAAAAGTTTCTGCAATCATATCATTTTTCGTGTAAAAATTTTAAGCCAAATCAATAGGATTTATGCGAAAAATTGGGGGATAGCAAGCGTACTGGGGGTGAGGCGACTCGATTTGTAGGAAAATTGCATTTTTTGCATAACTCCTCTATGGCAATGCCTTTTTCAAAGCCCTCTTTGATAGCAACAGATCTTGGAGAGTGATAGATTTCTTGCAGGCTTTGCACATTCACATCCCCAAGTGCAATCACCCCAGCAGCATCGATACAGCAAGGCACCACAATCCCATTGGCAAGGATTGCGATTTGCTCCTTGATGGCATGGCAGCGCCTGCTATCACAGCTTTTTTTTAGACTCATATCTGCCCAGGTGAAGCTTTTGGTAATCACCAAAAAAATATATTCTCTAAGCTTGTAGCGCCCATAAACATGGGGTTCTTTGATTTGCACGCCAAAAAAGCGCACGATCTGCTCTAAAACAGCAGGATTTAAGAGGCGATCTTGCAGGCGCAGATTGAGAAAAATCTTTGATTGGCGCATTTGGTGCAGTGCACAAAATTCCAAAATCTTTGCAAGATAGTCTTTTTTGTGGGGATTTTTGGGATCCAAACCCGCATCCAGCGAAAAAGCCACCTGATGAATACAGGGCTCAAAAAGCAGCTCTTGGCAGAGGTAATAGCCGCTAGTTACAATATCTGCCCTAAGTGCATATTTTGTCAAAAGATCCAGATAGGAGGAAAGATCGGTATGTTTGCAAGGATCTCCCAGGACATGGAGGCTCACGAGCTTGGTTTTTCCCTGGATTTGGGAGAGGATTTTCTCAAAAAGCAAGAGGCTCATCTTCCCGCGCACCCCTTTTTGCTGTGGGCAAAAAGAGCAATTTAGCCCACAAATATCGCTGATTTCTATATAGACTTTTTTGAAACGCAATCCCAGATCCATACTTTGGGGAATTATAGCCTTTGTAAGCAAAGATCCATCCATAAAAATCATTACTATTTTTCTAAAAATGCGCATAAAATGGAGGCAGAGTGTGGCAAAAATTCCCAGGTATTTCTTGATTTTTTTGCTATGATTTTCCCTATCACAAAACAAATAACATTAAACTGCGAGAAGAAAAATGAAGAGAATCTTGCTATTTTTATGCCTCTTAGGCTTCATTGATGCAGAAGAAGAAAATCCTAAAAATGGCTTATTTTTTGGACTAGAGGTGGGCCTACAAACAGCAGCGCTCAATCACGCTTTTGAAAATGGGGCTTGGAAGGGCTTTGTGGAGCATCCTGCCGGGGAGTTTGGCATCAAATTTGGAGATCAGCTGTATTACACCAATAATTTTGGCGCCAAATTATCCCTATATGGAGGCATCTCAACACCCATCACCCAAGGCTTCGCACTAGGGGATGCAAGAGCCAAAATCGATCTATTGCCCCTAAGTTTTGGGGTGGATTTTGAATTTTTGTATGATTTTTTGCAAAAGGGAAATTTTTTGCTAGGGGTGAACTTTGGCGCGGGTTATCGCTTTGTGTATTATCGCAATCGTGAAACCAGTGTGCAAAATGGGTTTAAAAACTCCTTCAAAAGCAATGATTTCTACCCCCAAATTGGACTACATTTCTTCCTAGGGAGGCATCAAATTTTTATCAATTACAGGGCCGGGGGGCTGCTGTATCAAAATTCCAAAATCCTGCGAGGCATCATAAAAAACACCATGCCCCTTTATGCGAGACTAAGAACCAGTGATTATATAGCAATGGAATATCTCTATCGATTCTAGTCCCAGGGTCTCTAAGATCTGTAAGGGTTGAGGGACCTCTTTGAAAATCCTTGGCTTT encodes:
- the nspC gene encoding carboxynorspermidine decarboxylase, producing the protein MQHDILWDIPSPCYVLEEELLLGNLEILDSIQKSSGAKILLALKGYALHPSFSLISQYLSGTTASGIHEARLGAEEFGGREKNKEVCVFSPAYKHQEMLDLIEIATHIIFNSFAQWQEFKPLIEQKNKIFRVENKQEIEVGLRLNPLYSEVTPPIYNPCISGSRLGINPSEFQKGVQSYGLEGISGLHFHTHCEQNSDALARTLVHFERHFGDYIPQMSWINFGGGHHITRKGYDLALLDGIIKDFRKRYNEVAVFLEPGEAVGWESGFLIGEVVDLIHNGMDIAILDVSATAHMPDCLEMPYRPRVRVLNRWGIHQDQGEDVAKYRYRFGGPSCLAGDVIGDYSFDVALQRGDRVIFEDMMHYTIVKNNTFNGIPLPSLGKITNQGFVLLKTFGYLDYKNRNG
- a CDS encoding chemotaxis protein CheW, producing the protein MMSNLVQVDQVTSLHKNNELQLLCFRLEKDKDLYAVNVFKIREVVKYNGSLNTISFEEHALVEGLITIRGMTLPLVDMRKWFHYDGNFPNRSLKDHRIHREGGQDDVIMICEFSHWTIGVRIFEADRILSKKWTEIEQGVSITGGAYNNKLVSYTRYFDGSLVQVVDIEKMLVDVFPWIEEEKQLELNELKKIPTKKIALLADDSPSVLKTMGFILDKLELKHLDFTNGEKLLDYLFDKKTKLDEIGFIITDLEMPQVSGFEVIKQVKNNPDTAHLPVIVNSSMSGSSNEYMALSLKADRFISKSNPIEIKEAIQELLNK
- a CDS encoding radical SAM/SPASM domain-containing protein codes for the protein MRIFRKIVMIFMDGSLLTKAIIPQSMDLGLRFKKVYIEISDICGLNCSFCPQQKGVRGKMSLLLFEKILSQIQGKTKLVSLHVLGDPCKHTDLSSYLDLLTKYALRADIVTSGYYLCQELLFEPCIHQVAFSLDAGLDPKNPHKKDYLAKILEFCALHQMRQSKIFLNLRLQDRLLNPAVLEQIVRFFGVQIKEPHVYGRYKLREYIFLVITKSFTWADMSLKKSCDSRRCHAIKEQIAILANGIVVPCCIDAAGVIALGDVNVQSLQEIYHSPRSVAIKEGFEKGIAIEELCKKCNFPTNRVASPPVRLLSPNFSHKSY